Proteins from one Impatiens glandulifera chromosome 2, dImpGla2.1, whole genome shotgun sequence genomic window:
- the LOC124924189 gene encoding transcription factor MYB114-like: protein MEGDIVPLSVRKGAWTAEEDTLLSSYILKNGEGNWNLIPKKAGLNRCRKSCRLRWLNYLSPHIKRGVFEYDEIDLIVRLHNLLGNRWSLIAGRIPRRTANDVKNFWNSHLKKVIKTNSTVERANINSDTPNKVEAIRPRTHTFTKRLIFVKDKYVTLRTHDNMECNQGNVPIQEPVYKEMENNIPIQNDISNEGVDHMWKQYPCLVAEKEQEDVTLFDPNIDWGDISVENINIWSLLED, encoded by the exons ATGGAAGGTGATATTGTTCCTTTAAGTGTAAGAAAGGGTGCttggacagctgaagaagaTACTCTCCTAAGTAGCTATATCCTCAAGAATGGAGAAGGAAACTGGAACTTAATCCCGAAAAAAGCAG GGTTAAACAGATGTAGAAAGAGTTGCCGACTAAGATGGTTAAACTATTTGAGCCCACATATCAAGAGAGGAGTTTTTGAATACGATGAGATCGATCTCATCGTTAGGCTTCATAATCTATTGGGCAACAG ATGGTCATTAATTGCCGGTAGAATTCCGAGAAGAACTGCAAATGACGTGAAGAATTTTTGGAATAGTCATttgaaaaaagttataaaaaccAATTCTACTGTCGAGAGAGCCAATATTAATTCAGATACTCCGAACAAAGTTGAAGCCATAAGACCTCGAACTCACACCTTCACAAAAAGACTAATTTTCGTCAAAGATAAATATGTTACCCTAAGAACCCATGACAACATGGAGTGCAATCAAGGAAATGTACCAATACAAGAACCTGTATACAAGGAAATGGAGAACAATATCCCAATTCAAAATGACATATCCAATGAAGGAGTTGATCATATGTGGAAGCAATACCCATGTTTGGTTGCAGAGAAAGAACAAGAAGATGTCACTCTCTTTGATCCAAACATTGATTGGGGTGACATTTCTGTGGAAAACATCAATATTTGGAGCCTCCTAGAAGATTAA